Proteins found in one Streptococcus criceti HS-6 genomic segment:
- a CDS encoding class A sortase: protein MKTAKSRQSDHRKKRDSSKKKHHWLRTILVVLLLVVGLALVFNRSIRNSLIAWNTNKYQVSKVDEKTLKKNKKAKVNYDFDSVESVSAQSVISSQMDAQDLPVIGGIAIPDLELNLPIFKGLGNTELSYGAGTMKENQVMGGENNYALASHHVFGVTGASKMLFSPLDHAKNGMDIYLTDKNKVYTYVITEVKTVDPSDVAVIDDTPGAKTLTLVTCDDAEASHRIIVSANYKQEVAYDKASQKMLDAFNRSYNQLSM, encoded by the coding sequence ATGAAGACAGCTAAATCTCGGCAGTCAGATCACCGTAAGAAGAGGGATTCTTCTAAGAAAAAGCATCATTGGCTGAGAACAATTTTAGTTGTTTTGCTGTTAGTAGTCGGCCTTGCTCTGGTTTTTAACCGTTCCATTCGTAATTCACTGATTGCTTGGAACACCAATAAATATCAAGTCTCTAAGGTGGATGAGAAGACTCTGAAAAAAAATAAAAAAGCCAAGGTGAATTACGATTTCGATTCGGTTGAATCAGTTTCAGCTCAGTCAGTTATCAGCTCTCAGATGGATGCTCAAGATTTGCCGGTTATTGGTGGAATTGCCATCCCTGATTTAGAGTTAAATCTGCCAATCTTTAAGGGATTGGGGAACACTGAGCTTTCTTATGGGGCTGGTACTATGAAGGAAAACCAAGTCATGGGCGGTGAGAATAACTATGCTCTGGCTAGTCACCACGTTTTTGGTGTCACTGGTGCTTCCAAGATGCTCTTTTCTCCTTTGGACCATGCAAAAAATGGGATGGATATTTATCTGACCGATAAAAATAAGGTTTATACCTATGTCATTACAGAGGTTAAGACGGTTGATCCATCTGATGTTGCCGTTATCGACGATACGCCGGGTGCTAAGACTTTAACCTTGGTTACCTGTGATGATGCAGAGGCCAGTCATCGAATTATTGTCTCGGCTAATTATAAGCAAGAGGTAGCCTATGATAAGGCTTCACAAAAAATGTTAGATGCCTTTAATCGCTCTTATAACCAATTATCTATGTAA
- the gyrA gene encoding DNA gyrase subunit A, whose amino-acid sequence MQDNNLVDVNLTSEMKTSFIDYAMSVIVARALPDVRDGLKPVHRRILYGMNELGVTPDKPHKKSARITGDVMGKYHPHGDSSIYEAMVRMAQWWSYRHMLVDGHGNFGSMDGDGAAAQRYTEARMSKIALEMLRDINKNTVDFQDNYDGSEKEPLVLPARFPNLLVNGATGIAVGMATNIPPHNLGEAIDAVKLVMDKPDATTRDIMEVMPGPDFPTGALVMGKSGIHRAYETGKGSIVLRSRTEIETTKSGRERIVVTEFPYGVNKTKVHEHIVRLAQEKRVEGITAVRDESSREGVRFIIEVRRDASANVILNNLFKLTSLQTNFSFNMLAIEKGVPKILSLRQIIDNYIEHQKEVIVRRTRFDKEKAEARAHILEGLLIALDHLDEVIAIIRGSQTDAEAQAELMSRFELSERQSQAILDMRLRRLTGLERDKIQNEYNDLLALIADLADILAKPERVVTIIKEEMDDIKRKFADPRRTELMVGEVLSLEDEDLIEEEDVLITLSNKGYIKRLAQDEFRAQKRGGRGVQGTGVNDDDFVRDLVSTSTHDVVLFFTNQGRVYRLKGYEIPEYGRTAKGLPVVNLLKLTEGETIQTIISLNQKEIAEKSLFFTTKQGVVKRTNISEFANIRQNGLRALNLKDGDELINVLLTTGQDDIIIGTQFGYSVRFKEEVVRNMGRGATGVKGITLRDGDQVIGASVITDDQEVLVITERGYGKRTLASEYPTKGRGGKGIKTANITDKNGSLAGLVTVHGDEDIMIMTDTGIIIRTGVSNISQTGRSTMGVKVMRLDDSAKIVTFALIENEEDSKEEEKEQKVNEDS is encoded by the coding sequence ATGCAAGATAATAATCTAGTAGATGTGAATCTGACCAGTGAAATGAAGACCAGCTTCATTGATTATGCCATGAGTGTTATTGTCGCTCGGGCCCTGCCAGATGTTAGAGACGGTCTCAAACCGGTTCACCGTCGTATTCTCTACGGGATGAATGAACTGGGAGTCACGCCGGACAAGCCCCATAAAAAATCCGCTCGGATTACTGGGGATGTCATGGGTAAATACCATCCCCACGGTGACTCCTCTATTTATGAAGCCATGGTGCGGATGGCTCAATGGTGGTCGTATCGTCACATGTTGGTTGATGGTCATGGAAATTTTGGGTCTATGGACGGTGATGGCGCTGCGGCTCAACGTTATACCGAAGCCCGTATGTCCAAAATAGCCTTGGAGATGCTCCGTGATATCAATAAAAATACCGTCGATTTTCAAGATAACTACGATGGTAGTGAAAAGGAGCCGCTGGTTTTGCCGGCTCGTTTTCCTAATTTGCTAGTCAATGGTGCAACAGGGATTGCTGTTGGGATGGCGACTAATATTCCTCCCCACAATCTGGGTGAAGCGATTGATGCGGTGAAGCTAGTGATGGATAAGCCAGATGCTACAACTAGAGATATTATGGAAGTTATGCCCGGTCCAGATTTTCCTACCGGTGCTCTTGTTATGGGGAAATCGGGTATTCATCGCGCTTATGAAACAGGTAAGGGGTCTATCGTTTTGCGCTCACGAACCGAGATTGAGACGACTAAATCGGGTCGTGAACGTATCGTTGTGACAGAGTTCCCTTACGGTGTCAATAAGACTAAGGTGCATGAGCATATTGTGCGCTTGGCTCAGGAAAAGCGCGTGGAAGGCATTACAGCTGTTCGTGATGAATCCAGCCGTGAAGGTGTTCGCTTTATCATTGAGGTCCGACGTGATGCCTCTGCCAACGTTATCCTCAATAACTTGTTCAAATTGACCAGCTTGCAAACGAACTTTAGTTTTAATATGCTGGCTATTGAAAAGGGTGTGCCAAAGATTTTGTCACTGCGACAAATCATTGATAACTATATTGAGCACCAGAAAGAAGTTATCGTTCGCCGGACTCGTTTTGATAAGGAAAAGGCTGAAGCTAGAGCCCATATTTTAGAGGGCTTGTTGATTGCTTTAGATCATTTGGATGAAGTTATTGCCATTATTCGGGGCAGCCAGACTGATGCTGAAGCTCAAGCCGAGCTCATGTCTCGTTTTGAATTATCAGAGCGCCAAAGTCAGGCAATTCTCGATATGCGTCTGCGCCGTTTGACCGGTTTGGAACGTGACAAGATTCAAAATGAATACAATGATCTCTTGGCTTTGATTGCTGACTTGGCTGATATTTTAGCTAAACCAGAGCGAGTTGTGACCATTATCAAAGAAGAAATGGATGACATCAAGCGAAAATTTGCTGATCCTCGTCGAACGGAGCTCATGGTTGGTGAAGTCCTTTCTCTAGAAGATGAAGATCTAATCGAAGAAGAGGACGTTCTCATTACTTTGTCAAATAAGGGCTATATCAAACGTTTGGCTCAGGATGAATTTCGAGCTCAAAAACGTGGCGGCCGTGGTGTTCAAGGTACAGGCGTTAATGATGACGACTTCGTGCGAGATTTGGTTTCAACCAGTACCCACGATGTGGTTCTCTTCTTTACCAACCAAGGCCGTGTCTATCGCCTCAAAGGGTATGAAATTCCAGAATATGGACGGACAGCCAAGGGCTTGCCGGTTGTTAACCTCCTGAAATTGACTGAAGGGGAAACTATTCAAACCATCATCAGTCTTAACCAAAAAGAGATTGCTGAAAAGTCTCTCTTCTTTACGACCAAGCAGGGGGTCGTCAAACGGACCAATATTTCGGAATTTGCTAATATTCGGCAGAATGGCTTGCGAGCCCTTAATCTTAAGGATGGTGATGAATTGATCAATGTCCTTCTGACAACTGGTCAAGATGATATTATCATCGGTACTCAGTTTGGTTATTCTGTTCGTTTTAAAGAAGAAGTGGTCCGAAATATGGGGCGTGGTGCGACAGGTGTCAAGGGGATTACCCTGCGTGATGGTGACCAGGTTATCGGTGCCTCAGTTATTACTGATGATCAAGAAGTACTGGTCATCACTGAAAGGGGTTATGGTAAGCGAACACTTGCCAGTGAATACCCAACTAAGGGTCGTGGTGGTAAAGGCATTAAGACTGCTAATATCACCGATAAGAACGGTTCTTTAGCAGGTTTAGTAACTGTACATGGCGATGAAGATATCATGATCATGACGGATACCGGTATTATTATCCGGACTGGTGTTTCTAATATCTCTCAAACAGGTCGTTCAACCATGGGAGTTAAGGTCATGCGCTTGGATGACAGTGCTAAGATTGTGACATTTGCACTCATTGAAAATGAAGAAGACAGTAAAGAGGAAGAGAAGGAGCAAAAGGTAAATGAAGACAGCTAA
- a CDS encoding formate--tetrahydrofolate ligase yields the protein MKSDIEIAQDVKLQPIAQIAEKVGIETDNLELYGKYKAKISFDKIKSLKNQESGKLILVTAINPTPAGEGKSTVTIGLADALNQLGKKTMIALREPSLGPVMGIKGGAAGGGYAQVLPMEDINLHFTGDMHAITTANNALSALIDNHLHQGNELGIDQRRIIWKRVVDLNDRALRHVTVGLGSPVNGIPREDGFDITVASEIMAILCLATDLKDLKERLSNIVIGYRYDRSPVYVRDLKVEGALTLILKDAIKPNLVQTIYGTPALVHGGPFANIAHGCNSVLATTTALALADYAVTEAGFGADLGAEKFLDIKTPNLPKSPDAVVIVATLRALKMHGGVAKADLKQENVQAVKAGFANLKRHVENIRKFGLPLVVAINEFVSDTKEEIAALKELCEQIAVPVELTSVWADGAEGGQALAKRLVELVEHQTSDYHRLYDNGASLEEKIATIVKEIYGGKGVEFTAKAKAQLKQFQANGWDKLPVCMAKTQYSFSDNQNLLGAPNDFTITISELVPKTGAGFIVALTGNVMTMPGLPKQPAALKMDVDEDGTALGLF from the coding sequence ATGAAGTCTGATATTGAAATTGCACAGGACGTTAAGCTCCAGCCTATTGCCCAAATTGCTGAGAAAGTCGGCATTGAGACTGATAATTTAGAATTGTATGGCAAGTACAAAGCTAAGATTTCTTTTGATAAAATCAAGAGTTTGAAAAATCAGGAGTCTGGTAAATTAATTTTGGTAACAGCCATCAATCCAACACCAGCGGGTGAAGGGAAATCAACGGTGACTATTGGTTTAGCGGATGCCCTTAATCAACTGGGTAAGAAAACTATGATTGCCTTACGGGAACCTTCTTTAGGTCCGGTAATGGGAATCAAAGGAGGAGCTGCTGGGGGCGGTTATGCTCAAGTCCTGCCTATGGAAGATATCAACCTCCACTTTACTGGTGATATGCATGCCATCACAACGGCTAATAACGCCTTATCTGCTCTGATTGATAATCACCTCCATCAAGGCAATGAGCTGGGCATTGATCAGCGGCGGATTATTTGGAAACGGGTTGTGGATCTGAATGATCGTGCCCTGCGCCATGTAACTGTTGGTTTAGGCAGTCCAGTCAATGGAATTCCGCGGGAAGACGGTTTTGATATTACCGTGGCTTCAGAAATCATGGCTATTCTCTGTCTGGCAACAGATCTTAAGGACCTGAAGGAGCGTTTGTCAAATATTGTTATTGGTTATCGCTACGACCGTAGTCCGGTTTATGTCCGAGACCTTAAAGTCGAGGGAGCCCTGACCTTGATTTTGAAAGATGCTATTAAACCGAATCTAGTTCAAACCATCTATGGAACACCTGCTCTAGTTCATGGCGGTCCATTTGCGAATATTGCACATGGCTGTAACTCAGTACTGGCGACGACTACGGCCCTTGCTTTAGCGGACTATGCTGTTACTGAGGCTGGTTTTGGAGCTGATTTAGGAGCGGAAAAATTCCTTGACATTAAGACACCAAATCTACCGAAGTCACCAGATGCTGTGGTTATTGTGGCAACTCTGCGGGCTCTCAAGATGCATGGTGGGGTTGCTAAGGCTGATTTGAAGCAGGAAAATGTCCAAGCGGTTAAGGCCGGTTTTGCTAACCTTAAACGCCATGTGGAGAATATTCGTAAATTTGGTTTGCCGCTTGTCGTAGCTATCAATGAATTTGTTTCGGATACCAAAGAGGAGATTGCAGCTCTTAAAGAGCTTTGTGAGCAAATTGCTGTACCAGTTGAATTGACCAGTGTCTGGGCAGATGGTGCTGAGGGAGGTCAAGCTTTGGCTAAACGCTTAGTGGAGCTGGTCGAACACCAAACCAGCGACTATCACCGTCTCTATGATAACGGAGCTAGTTTGGAAGAGAAGATTGCGACGATTGTCAAAGAAATTTATGGTGGAAAGGGAGTTGAGTTTACAGCTAAAGCTAAGGCGCAACTCAAGCAATTTCAAGCTAACGGCTGGGATAAGCTACCTGTCTGTATGGCCAAGACCCAGTATTCTTTCTCAGATAATCAAAATTTACTGGGTGCGCCTAATGATTTCACCATTACTATCAGCGAGTTGGTTCCTAAAACGGGTGCAGGTTTTATTGTGGCCCTAACTGGCAATGTCATGACTATGCCTGGCTTGCCTAAGCAACCAGCCGCCCTTAAGATGGATGTTGACGAAGATGGCACAGCTTTGGGGTTGTTCTGA
- a CDS encoding phospho-sugar mutase, whose amino-acid sequence MTYTENYEKWLNYAELPDYLHDELVKMDEKTKEDAFYTNLEFGTAGMRGVIGAGTNRINIYVVRQATEGLAKLIETKDQAIKQRGVAIAYDSRHFSSEFAFESAQVLAQHGIKSYVFESLRPTPELSFAVRHLGTFAGIMVTASHNPKQFNGYKVYGEDGGQMPPHDADALTDFIRAIDNPFDIQLADLENAKESGLITVIGEDVDKEYLKEVKGVNINQKLIDDYGKDMKIVYTPLHGTGEMLARRALAQAGFDSVQVVEAQAVADPDFSTVKSPNPENQSAFALSEELGRQVDADVLVATDPDADRLGVEIRQPDGSYLNLSGNQIGALIAKYILEAHKTAGSLPANAALCKSIVSTELVTKIAQSYGATMFNVLTGFKFIAEKIQEFEDTGHHTYMFGFEESFGYLIKPFVRDKDAVQAVLIVAEIAAYYRSRGMTLADGIAEIYKEYGYYAEKTISVTLSGVDGASEIKKIMDKFRNKGPKDFNKTAIVKIEDFLDLTATDQDGSVEKLTTPPSNVLKYHLSDDSWIAVRPSGTEPKIKFYIATVGDSEANAKAKIASIEAEINDFIS is encoded by the coding sequence ATGACTTATACAGAAAACTATGAAAAATGGCTCAACTATGCGGAACTCCCCGACTATCTCCATGACGAACTTGTCAAGATGGATGAAAAGACCAAGGAAGATGCATTCTACACCAACCTTGAATTTGGAACGGCTGGTATGCGGGGTGTTATTGGTGCTGGGACTAACCGTATCAATATCTACGTGGTCCGCCAAGCAACCGAAGGCTTGGCGAAATTGATTGAAACCAAAGACCAAGCGATTAAACAACGTGGAGTAGCCATCGCCTATGACTCCCGTCACTTCTCTTCTGAGTTTGCCTTCGAATCAGCTCAAGTCTTGGCTCAACACGGTATTAAATCCTATGTCTTTGAAAGTTTGCGCCCAACACCCGAGTTATCCTTTGCTGTTCGCCATTTGGGAACCTTTGCCGGTATCATGGTAACCGCCAGCCATAATCCTAAACAATTTAACGGCTACAAGGTCTATGGTGAAGATGGTGGACAAATGCCGCCTCACGATGCTGACGCCTTGACAGACTTTATCCGAGCTATTGATAATCCCTTTGATATCCAACTAGCTGATTTAGAAAATGCAAAAGAGTCTGGCCTTATTACCGTTATTGGTGAAGATGTTGATAAGGAATACCTCAAAGAAGTCAAAGGTGTGAACATCAATCAAAAATTGATTGATGACTACGGTAAAGACATGAAGATTGTCTACACACCGCTTCACGGTACAGGTGAAATGCTGGCTCGCCGGGCTCTAGCTCAAGCTGGCTTTGATTCCGTCCAAGTGGTTGAAGCTCAAGCAGTCGCTGACCCCGACTTCTCAACCGTCAAATCCCCAAACCCAGAAAATCAATCAGCCTTTGCCCTTTCCGAAGAATTGGGACGCCAAGTAGATGCTGACGTCTTGGTGGCAACTGACCCTGACGCTGACCGTCTCGGTGTTGAAATCCGTCAACCAGATGGCTCTTACCTCAACCTTTCAGGTAACCAAATCGGTGCACTGATTGCCAAATACATCTTAGAGGCTCACAAAACAGCGGGCTCTTTGCCAGCCAATGCGGCTCTTTGTAAGTCTATCGTTTCAACCGAATTGGTAACCAAGATTGCCCAAAGCTATGGTGCAACCATGTTCAATGTTCTAACTGGTTTCAAATTCATCGCTGAAAAAATTCAAGAGTTTGAAGATACAGGCCATCATACCTATATGTTTGGTTTTGAAGAAAGCTTCGGCTATCTCATCAAACCGTTCGTTCGTGATAAGGATGCTGTCCAAGCTGTCCTGATTGTCGCTGAAATTGCCGCCTACTACCGCTCTCGAGGCATGACCTTAGCTGATGGCATCGCTGAAATCTATAAGGAATATGGCTACTATGCTGAAAAGACGATCTCAGTAACCTTATCCGGTGTTGATGGTGCCTCTGAAATCAAGAAAATTATGGATAAGTTCCGTAACAAGGGTCCTAAGGACTTCAATAAAACAGCTATCGTCAAAATCGAAGACTTCTTAGATTTAACGGCCACTGACCAAGATGGCAGCGTTGAGAAATTAACCACACCGCCAAGCAATGTGCTCAAATACCATCTGAGCGATGATTCTTGGATTGCTGTACGTCCGTCTGGTACCGAACCAAAAATTAAATTCTATATTGCAACCGTTGGTGATTCTGAAGCTAATGCTAAAGCTAAAATTGCAAGTATTGAAGCAGAAATCAATGACTTTATTAGCTAA
- the coaC gene encoding phosphopantothenoylcysteine decarboxylase has product MTKSILLAVTGSISAYKAADLTNQLRKLGYSVQIIMSQAATDFITPLTLQVLSKQPVYLDVMIEEQPDRINHIDLAKEADLFIIAPASANTIAKLANGLADNLVTATALALPNDLPKLVAPAMNTKMYDNPLTQRNLSTLKEVGYQEIEPRSSQLACGDIGRGALADLSTIIKRIEEALNES; this is encoded by the coding sequence ATGACTAAAAGCATCCTACTTGCTGTAACGGGCTCCATCTCAGCCTACAAGGCAGCAGATTTAACCAATCAACTTAGAAAATTAGGTTACAGCGTTCAAATTATCATGTCCCAGGCAGCGACAGACTTTATCACCCCACTGACCTTGCAGGTCCTGTCGAAACAGCCTGTCTACCTCGATGTCATGATTGAGGAACAACCAGACCGCATCAATCATATCGATTTAGCTAAGGAGGCTGATCTTTTCATCATCGCTCCTGCTTCTGCCAATACCATAGCCAAATTAGCTAACGGCCTCGCTGATAATCTAGTAACGGCAACTGCCCTAGCTCTTCCTAATGACCTGCCAAAACTAGTTGCCCCCGCTATGAATACCAAGATGTACGACAATCCTCTCACCCAGCGGAATCTATCAACACTTAAGGAAGTTGGCTATCAAGAAATCGAACCGCGCTCCAGCCAATTGGCCTGTGGAGATATCGGCCGCGGTGCCCTTGCAGATCTTTCGACTATTATTAAAAGAATCGAGGAGGCTCTAAATGAATCGTAA
- a CDS encoding FAD-containing oxidoreductase produces MKTYDMIVIGFGKAGKTLAAKTAAQGKSVAMIEADATMYGGTCINIGCIPTKVLIHAAETGHDFQSAMAEREAVTSRLRAKNFAMLDNAATADVYNAKARFLADKVVEISSDNQTEKLTAEVIIINTGAVSNVLPIPGLTESKQVYDSTGIQTLKEQPKRLGIIGGGNIGLEFASLYAKLGSEVTVFDPLTRIFSREEEEISALAQKYMEEAGVRFELGSNISQVSNEGQSVLITTQNGTYSFDAVLYATGRRPNTADLGLENTAIELTERGAIKVDEFCQTAVSNVFAVGDVTGGLQFTYVSLDDFRIVWNYLNGDKSYSNKNRHHIPNTTFINPPLARVGLDEAQAKAQGLPYKANVLPVAGMPRAHVNADLRGIFKVVVDTNTKLILGATLFGAESQELINLITMAMDNQVPYTYFQKQIFTHPTMAENLNDLFNF; encoded by the coding sequence ATGAAAACTTATGATATGATTGTTATCGGCTTTGGTAAAGCTGGTAAGACGCTGGCTGCCAAAACAGCCGCTCAGGGAAAATCTGTTGCTATGATTGAAGCAGATGCTACGATGTACGGCGGTACCTGTATCAATATCGGATGTATTCCAACCAAGGTTCTTATTCATGCTGCGGAGACGGGGCATGATTTCCAATCAGCAATGGCAGAAAGAGAAGCGGTAACTTCTCGTCTGCGTGCTAAGAATTTTGCTATGTTAGACAATGCGGCAACAGCGGATGTTTACAATGCCAAAGCGCGCTTTCTTGCTGATAAAGTTGTGGAGATTTCATCGGATAATCAAACTGAGAAACTAACAGCAGAAGTTATTATTATCAATACAGGCGCTGTTTCTAATGTTCTTCCTATCCCTGGTCTGACCGAAAGCAAGCAGGTCTATGATTCTACGGGTATTCAAACTCTGAAAGAGCAGCCTAAGCGTTTGGGAATTATCGGTGGGGGCAATATTGGCTTAGAATTCGCTAGTCTATACGCTAAACTCGGCTCTGAAGTAACTGTTTTTGACCCACTGACACGCATTTTTAGTCGTGAAGAAGAGGAGATTTCTGCTCTTGCACAAAAGTATATGGAAGAAGCAGGCGTGAGATTTGAACTAGGTTCGAATATCTCACAAGTCTCTAATGAAGGCCAGTCAGTCCTTATTACAACACAAAACGGAACTTATTCCTTTGATGCTGTATTGTATGCGACAGGCCGCAGACCTAACACTGCGGACCTTGGGCTAGAAAATACTGCTATTGAACTAACAGAACGTGGGGCCATTAAGGTGGATGAATTCTGTCAGACAGCTGTCAGCAACGTCTTTGCTGTTGGTGATGTAACAGGCGGTTTGCAATTCACCTACGTTTCTTTAGACGATTTTCGTATTGTCTGGAATTATCTAAATGGGGATAAATCTTATTCTAATAAGAACCGGCACCATATTCCAAATACGACCTTTATCAATCCACCGCTTGCGCGTGTGGGGCTTGATGAGGCTCAAGCTAAAGCACAGGGCTTGCCTTATAAGGCTAACGTTCTGCCCGTTGCGGGTATGCCGCGTGCTCATGTTAATGCTGACTTGCGCGGTATTTTCAAAGTAGTGGTGGATACTAATACCAAGCTTATTTTGGGAGCGACTCTTTTTGGAGCAGAATCGCAAGAGTTAATCAATCTTATCACTATGGCTATGGATAATCAGGTTCCGTATACTTATTTTCAAAAGCAAATTTTCACGCATCCAACGATGGCTGAAAATTTGAATGATCTTTTTAATTTTTAA
- a CDS encoding phosphopantothenate--cysteine ligase, with amino-acid sequence MKILITSGGTSEKIDQVRSITNHASGNLGKMITELFLQNGHQVTLVTTKAAVKPQKQDGLTLKIVSDVASLQATLEPLVKTHQVLIHSMAVSDYTPIYMTDLAELQAARDVNQLLKKSNQEAKISSAADTQVLFLKKTPKIISLVKKWNPTIRLVGFKLLVDVPKEELFSVARDSLKRNQAEFIIANDLTNINDRQHIAYMVDESTEELAHTKAEIAQKIYERVIAHD; translated from the coding sequence ATGAAAATTCTAATCACATCGGGCGGTACATCTGAAAAAATTGACCAAGTCCGTTCGATTACTAACCATGCTTCAGGCAACTTGGGCAAAATGATAACGGAGCTCTTCCTGCAAAACGGCCATCAGGTTACTCTTGTTACAACCAAGGCTGCAGTAAAGCCACAAAAGCAAGATGGCCTGACTCTCAAAATTGTCAGTGATGTTGCTAGTCTGCAAGCTACTTTGGAACCCTTGGTTAAGACACATCAAGTTCTCATCCACTCTATGGCGGTTTCCGACTATACTCCTATCTACATGACCGACTTGGCTGAGCTTCAGGCAGCTCGTGATGTGAACCAATTATTAAAGAAAAGCAATCAAGAAGCTAAAATTTCATCGGCAGCTGATACGCAAGTGCTTTTTCTTAAAAAGACACCAAAGATTATCAGTCTGGTCAAGAAATGGAACCCTACTATCCGTCTGGTGGGCTTTAAACTGTTGGTTGATGTTCCCAAGGAAGAGCTTTTTTCGGTTGCTAGAGACAGCCTCAAACGTAATCAGGCAGAATTCATCATTGCCAATGACTTGACCAATATTAATGATCGGCAGCATATCGCTTATATGGTTGATGAAAGCACAGAAGAACTGGCTCACACAAAGGCAGAAATTGCTCAAAAAATTTACGAAAGGGTAATCGCACATGACTAA
- a CDS encoding ECF transporter S component — MNRKNKSQKVAQTALLLATMVVIEFVSQIVFATFALPIKPTLTMIPVIIASIIYGPQIGASLGGFMGIMSIIRNSIILLPTSYLFSPFAPNGSWRSVIVALIPRILIGIFPYFIYKAMQNKAGLILSGIIGSLTNTIFVFLGIYLLFSGVYTGNIQHLLAAVFTTNALAEMIIAALLTTASVPVLQRLKK, encoded by the coding sequence ATGAATCGTAAAAATAAGTCGCAGAAAGTTGCCCAAACCGCCCTTCTCTTAGCCACCATGGTCGTCATTGAATTCGTCAGTCAAATCGTCTTTGCGACCTTTGCTCTTCCCATCAAACCAACTTTAACAATGATTCCTGTCATCATCGCCTCTATTATTTACGGTCCTCAGATTGGTGCCAGTCTGGGCGGCTTTATGGGAATAATGAGTATCATTAGAAACTCAATTATCCTCTTACCAACCAGCTATCTCTTTTCTCCATTTGCCCCAAACGGTTCTTGGAGGTCTGTGATTGTTGCCCTTATTCCGCGGATTTTGATTGGAATCTTCCCTTATTTCATATATAAAGCAATGCAAAATAAGGCGGGATTGATTCTATCAGGCATTATCGGCTCCTTAACGAATACCATTTTTGTTTTCTTAGGTATCTATCTGCTTTTCTCTGGGGTTTACACTGGTAATATTCAGCATTTATTAGCTGCAGTATTTACCACAAATGCTCTGGCTGAAATGATTATCGCTGCTCTCTTGACAACAGCCTCTGTTCCGGTCTTGCAACGTTTGAAAAAATAA